One stretch of Commensalibacter melissae DNA includes these proteins:
- a CDS encoding type I polyketide synthase has product MGRLINKYSNEEIAIVGIGCRFPGDIFNLSSFWEAICQKKETVSRILPDRWNWRTAYDQDNSVIAKSFFLNASFLTQPIVEFDPLFFGMSPKEAVQCDPQQRILLEVAWEALEEGGLVPSSYAGQKVGVFIGVFATDWLTKHSVSEAKEGEIERNFLPTTLPITMLSARLSYFFDFCGPSLVLDTACSSSLTAIHLACQSLRNGDSDMALAGGVNLMITDQSGAIVAKANFMAEDGKSKSFDASADGYGRGEGCGIVVLKRLKDAVRDGDKIHAVISGVGINQDGHNEGLTVPNARAQEKLIHQVAQQANVQLGDIVYVEAHGTGTPVGDPLEAQAISNTIGKSRPNGQPVIIGSVKANIGHLEAAAGVAGLIKACLCVKHRAVPPQANLKEPNPNIPFAEMNLRLIQDKVVSLKSLSDDLYVAVNSFGYGGSNANVILRAPRQNEQSSDICGKTACLPSNRYILSLSTKQLPSLKLMAQSYCEYFEQGTDISLADICYSVGKHRSFFQKHLVVVAKNKDEFIQNLQDFIQDKVNSDVIIGNQQVKTQSRPVFVFSGMGPQWWGMGKWLLSKGPAECITIAGKCDSYFKKLSGWSILEEMQKMETESRIHETAVAQPAIFVIQVCIATALKIYGIEPSAIVGHSVGEIAAAYISGALSLKDAVTVIYHRSRLQQKFSGQGAMLAVGLPPSSAVNLIEKYAGDVTVAAINSTRSFTLSGSKENLEKIALELDRHSEFNRFLRVELAYHNPIMDQIREEFEASVQDICPQMPVIPLYSTVTGRICDDTFFHDENYWYRNLRQTVLFAEAVSSLIHDGHNLFLEIGPHPVLSSSIKECAATLNSSIAVTYSLHRSEPEEKAIIKTLANLSAIGLDLDWGKITGGKRVDLPFYRWARESYLFESKHSKATRLAERVNPVLGNVDWAASRGWLSEMNINFMPWLPDHKVEGMIVLPGAAYVEAALAAHAQLAIDAPKEMQEPAIIEDLQLKKAMIIDQHFYPYMTWCLDDLTGRLLAFGRVKNDSHEWELYATVALRRTMPWSEDKVIDLQILKGKMSEDIQIEFFYQKLREHGLEYGRAFQTIKRLYHNSDAVLAYLEIADTEQNSIKDYCIHPTLLDGAFQLFGILCAKQQVKDTTFLPVAIERVMYYGRHEGKLYAYANNPVRDEDLFTGDIDLYTEKGELIASIKGLTVKEIASQKQKEARQMGLLYHREWQKSKPLSLLGEIAKIAILTDSDQFFELLKKELEMQGITVLVGKIGQQFGKETEDLFHIREGQVKDYQDFFSFVNIHQCRAVVYFYTRNNEFEDRIGLSLVQEALVLSHGLPVIEEKKISENFRFVIITNGSEQIHENNKSINLDQSSLRGFARAFSFERPELKLKLIDIDADLKTDSAILAAEILDEEMEDDVVLRGQDRYLSRLTPMTRREEVQCVPYEQFDSQKIGFRLVSGFPGILDKIRYDAFVRQPPPPGHVELEIIDASLNFKDVLKVMGLLPRSVMKDTFHGDGLGMEASAKVVAVGKGAEEAGFYVGDRLVITFKGCLTSHVTLALKDIYAVHYSTHSLLRESKRYQLTSDEIDKIKEYDQHKIPDAEAATVPIVFSTAYHTLINLANLQKGQIVLIHAAAGGLGLAAIQIAKMRGARIFATAGNEKKRQYLRDLGCEQVWNSRNLEFVDGVKQVTCGRGVDVILNSLSGEALHHSLELLAPFGSFCEVGKKDIAEERWMPMKAFNKNINFFSMDLDRMGAVCPEKVLDIVTKIVRDIMNDKIILPPCKVYPAAKAVEAFRTLASAQHIGKIVINFTDTKDVMVNPLQKKVASIEANALYLVTGAYGGMGLELVQWLAEKGAKHLVLIGRSLKKNDSSIQKILSILQENEISLYQMQCDLTDFHALQQTIGKVQQLPYPLKGIFHCAAIIDDGVVENLDRERVAKVMLPKAQGAWYLHELTRDIALDHFVLFSSATHLFGNIGQAAYISANAFLDALAQYRQRIGLPALSIEWGAIDGGNMLKKDSHVVKTFQNFGVNPLPVKKALDVMPLLWKLHKPFLAVLDIDWSKWFSAFPVTRTYGRFQPLTALGISTGEQTEVMKQLNTLPLEGRLPFVIENLIHILEKTLQLPADTIDGNTRLTELGIDSLIGVELQIAISNQLGCEISLLQLMKEENLQDVGRVLLRKLKVPFESNEILTLENV; this is encoded by the coding sequence ATGGGAAGACTAATAAACAAATATAGTAACGAAGAAATTGCAATCGTTGGTATAGGCTGTAGATTCCCAGGAGATATTTTCAATCTTTCAAGTTTTTGGGAGGCTATTTGTCAGAAAAAAGAAACGGTTAGCCGTATTTTGCCTGATCGTTGGAACTGGCGGACGGCCTATGATCAGGATAATTCAGTTATTGCCAAAAGCTTTTTTCTAAATGCCAGTTTTCTGACACAGCCTATAGTTGAATTTGATCCCTTGTTCTTTGGTATGTCTCCTAAAGAGGCTGTACAATGTGATCCACAACAAAGAATATTACTTGAAGTCGCGTGGGAGGCGCTAGAAGAGGGAGGTCTTGTTCCATCATCCTATGCTGGACAAAAAGTGGGCGTATTTATAGGTGTCTTTGCGACGGACTGGTTAACGAAACACTCTGTTAGCGAAGCGAAAGAAGGGGAAATAGAAAGAAATTTTCTTCCTACAACTTTGCCGATTACTATGCTTTCTGCCAGACTTTCTTATTTTTTTGATTTTTGTGGTCCCTCGCTTGTTCTTGATACAGCCTGCTCATCTTCTTTAACCGCAATTCATCTGGCGTGTCAAAGTCTGAGAAATGGCGATAGTGATATGGCCTTGGCCGGCGGCGTTAATTTGATGATCACGGATCAATCCGGTGCTATTGTCGCCAAGGCCAATTTCATGGCCGAAGATGGAAAAAGTAAAAGCTTTGATGCTTCTGCTGACGGATATGGCAGGGGAGAGGGTTGTGGTATTGTTGTTCTTAAACGGCTGAAAGATGCTGTGCGTGATGGAGATAAAATTCATGCAGTCATTAGCGGGGTTGGAATTAACCAGGATGGACATAATGAAGGATTAACCGTTCCAAATGCGCGTGCACAGGAAAAACTAATTCATCAAGTTGCTCAACAGGCCAATGTACAATTGGGAGATATCGTTTATGTTGAGGCGCATGGAACAGGGACACCTGTGGGAGATCCTTTAGAAGCTCAGGCAATCTCCAATACAATTGGCAAAAGCCGACCGAACGGACAACCTGTTATCATAGGATCTGTAAAGGCAAATATCGGGCATTTAGAAGCGGCGGCAGGTGTGGCCGGATTGATTAAGGCTTGTTTGTGTGTCAAGCATAGAGCCGTGCCACCACAGGCAAATTTAAAAGAGCCAAATCCTAATATCCCTTTTGCTGAGATGAATTTACGCCTGATTCAGGATAAAGTTGTTTCATTAAAATCCTTGTCAGATGATTTATATGTTGCGGTTAATTCCTTTGGTTATGGTGGATCAAACGCAAATGTTATTTTACGGGCTCCTCGTCAAAATGAACAATCATCAGATATCTGTGGCAAAACTGCTTGTTTACCTTCAAATCGGTATATTTTATCGTTATCAACGAAACAATTGCCGTCTTTAAAATTGATGGCACAAAGTTATTGTGAGTATTTCGAGCAGGGAACCGATATATCCCTTGCGGATATCTGTTATTCAGTGGGAAAGCATCGTTCATTTTTTCAGAAACATCTGGTTGTTGTTGCAAAAAACAAAGATGAATTTATTCAAAACCTTCAGGATTTTATACAGGATAAGGTAAATTCGGATGTAATAATTGGTAATCAGCAGGTTAAAACACAAAGCAGGCCTGTTTTTGTTTTTTCTGGCATGGGTCCACAATGGTGGGGAATGGGAAAGTGGCTCTTATCGAAGGGGCCTGCTGAATGTATAACAATCGCTGGGAAATGTGATTCTTATTTTAAGAAATTGTCAGGTTGGTCAATTCTTGAAGAGATGCAGAAAATGGAAACTGAATCTCGTATTCATGAAACGGCGGTGGCTCAACCCGCCATTTTTGTAATTCAAGTTTGTATAGCGACAGCCCTGAAAATTTATGGAATTGAACCATCTGCGATTGTAGGACACAGTGTTGGTGAAATTGCTGCCGCCTATATTTCAGGTGCTTTAAGTTTGAAGGATGCCGTTACCGTCATTTACCATCGTAGTCGATTACAACAAAAATTTTCTGGTCAGGGGGCAATGCTGGCCGTCGGTCTGCCACCTTCATCGGCGGTCAATTTAATCGAAAAATATGCCGGAGATGTTACGGTCGCCGCGATTAACAGTACGCGTTCTTTTACTCTATCTGGATCAAAAGAAAATCTAGAAAAAATTGCACTTGAACTTGATAGGCATTCAGAATTCAATCGTTTTCTTAGGGTGGAACTTGCCTATCATAATCCCATCATGGATCAGATCCGGGAAGAATTTGAGGCGTCAGTGCAAGATATTTGTCCACAAATGCCTGTAATCCCCTTGTATTCGACGGTTACGGGGCGTATTTGTGATGACACCTTCTTTCATGATGAGAATTATTGGTATCGTAATTTACGTCAAACAGTTTTGTTTGCCGAGGCGGTATCCTCTCTTATTCATGATGGACACAATCTATTTTTGGAAATAGGTCCTCATCCAGTTTTATCTTCTTCTATCAAAGAATGTGCTGCAACATTAAACAGTTCGATTGCTGTTACTTATAGTTTGCACCGTTCTGAACCTGAAGAAAAAGCCATTATAAAAACGCTTGCCAATCTTTCCGCAATAGGTCTTGATCTTGACTGGGGAAAAATCACGGGTGGAAAACGGGTCGATTTACCTTTTTATCGTTGGGCACGAGAAAGTTACCTTTTTGAGAGTAAACATTCTAAAGCGACACGGTTGGCGGAACGCGTAAATCCAGTTCTAGGCAATGTTGATTGGGCCGCATCACGGGGCTGGTTGTCCGAGATGAATATCAATTTTATGCCATGGTTGCCCGACCATAAGGTTGAAGGGATGATTGTCTTGCCTGGGGCGGCGTATGTTGAGGCCGCGTTGGCAGCTCATGCTCAACTGGCAATTGATGCACCTAAAGAAATGCAGGAGCCTGCCATTATCGAGGATCTGCAATTAAAAAAGGCAATGATTATTGACCAGCATTTTTATCCGTATATGACTTGGTGCCTTGATGATTTAACAGGGCGATTACTTGCTTTTGGGCGAGTCAAAAATGATTCGCATGAATGGGAATTATATGCAACGGTTGCTCTGCGACGTACTATGCCATGGTCGGAAGATAAGGTAATTGATCTCCAGATATTAAAAGGGAAAATGTCTGAAGATATTCAGATTGAGTTCTTTTACCAGAAATTACGTGAGCATGGACTGGAATATGGCCGGGCTTTCCAAACAATTAAGAGATTATATCATAATTCTGATGCCGTATTGGCCTATCTTGAAATTGCTGATACTGAACAGAATAGTATCAAGGATTATTGTATTCATCCAACCTTGTTGGATGGGGCTTTTCAACTGTTTGGAATTTTGTGTGCAAAACAACAAGTAAAAGATACCACTTTCCTTCCTGTCGCTATTGAGCGGGTTATGTATTATGGTCGACATGAGGGCAAGTTATATGCTTATGCCAATAATCCGGTAAGAGATGAAGACTTATTCACTGGTGATATTGATCTTTATACTGAAAAGGGAGAATTGATTGCTTCTATCAAGGGGTTGACTGTTAAAGAAATAGCCAGTCAAAAGCAGAAAGAAGCCAGACAGATGGGATTGCTTTATCATCGTGAATGGCAAAAATCAAAACCTTTATCTCTTCTAGGAGAAATTGCCAAGATTGCGATATTGACAGATAGTGATCAATTTTTTGAACTCCTGAAAAAAGAACTTGAGATGCAGGGGATAACTGTTCTTGTTGGAAAGATTGGTCAGCAGTTTGGAAAAGAGACTGAAGACCTATTTCATATTCGGGAAGGTCAGGTAAAAGATTATCAGGATTTTTTTTCTTTTGTTAATATTCATCAATGTCGTGCGGTTGTTTATTTTTATACCAGAAACAACGAATTTGAAGATAGAATTGGATTGTCTCTGGTACAAGAAGCTCTGGTGCTGTCACATGGATTACCGGTAATTGAAGAAAAGAAAATTTCAGAGAATTTTCGTTTCGTGATAATTACTAATGGATCAGAACAAATTCATGAAAATAATAAATCAATTAATTTGGATCAATCATCATTAAGAGGATTTGCGAGGGCTTTTTCCTTTGAACGTCCTGAACTGAAATTAAAATTGATTGATATTGATGCGGATCTTAAGACAGATTCAGCTATTCTTGCAGCTGAAATCCTGGATGAGGAGATGGAGGATGATGTTGTCTTGCGTGGTCAGGATCGCTACCTATCCCGTCTAACACCAATGACAAGGCGTGAGGAAGTGCAATGTGTTCCTTATGAACAATTTGATTCTCAAAAAATTGGATTTCGGCTTGTTTCTGGTTTTCCGGGTATTTTGGATAAAATCCGTTATGATGCATTTGTGCGTCAACCACCGCCTCCAGGTCATGTAGAACTTGAAATTATTGATGCTTCTTTGAATTTTAAAGATGTATTGAAAGTTATGGGCCTGTTACCGCGTTCTGTCATGAAGGATACATTTCACGGTGATGGACTGGGAATGGAAGCCTCTGCAAAGGTTGTCGCCGTTGGTAAAGGGGCGGAGGAGGCTGGCTTTTATGTTGGAGATCGCCTTGTCATTACGTTTAAGGGATGTTTAACTTCACATGTTACCCTGGCATTGAAGGATATTTACGCGGTCCATTATTCCACGCATTCCTTGTTAAGGGAATCAAAACGATATCAGTTGACCTCTGATGAAATTGATAAAATCAAAGAATATGATCAACATAAAATCCCTGATGCAGAAGCGGCTACTGTGCCCATAGTGTTCTCTACAGCTTATCATACACTGATCAATTTGGCGAATTTACAAAAGGGTCAAATAGTTCTTATTCATGCTGCGGCAGGCGGTTTGGGACTGGCAGCAATTCAAATTGCAAAAATGCGGGGAGCCAGAATTTTTGCAACGGCTGGAAATGAGAAAAAACGTCAGTATTTGCGGGATTTGGGATGTGAACAGGTTTGGAATTCGCGTAATCTTGAATTTGTCGATGGGGTTAAACAGGTAACTTGTGGAAGGGGAGTGGACGTTATCCTGAATTCCCTATCAGGAGAAGCATTACATCACAGTTTGGAACTGCTTGCCCCATTCGGCAGTTTTTGTGAGGTGGGAAAGAAAGATATTGCCGAAGAACGCTGGATGCCAATGAAGGCATTCAATAAAAATATTAATTTCTTTTCTATGGATTTGGATCGGATGGGAGCTGTTTGTCCAGAAAAAGTTCTGGATATTGTGACAAAAATTGTGCGGGATATAATGAATGACAAAATTATTCTGCCACCCTGTAAGGTCTATCCTGCTGCCAAAGCGGTTGAAGCGTTCAGAACATTAGCTTCTGCCCAGCATATCGGTAAAATTGTAATCAATTTTACCGATACAAAAGATGTAATGGTTAATCCTCTTCAAAAAAAAGTTGCCTCGATTGAAGCTAATGCGCTTTATCTGGTGACAGGCGCTTATGGCGGTATGGGGCTTGAATTGGTGCAATGGCTGGCTGAAAAAGGAGCCAAACATCTTGTCTTGATAGGGCGCTCACTTAAGAAAAATGATTCATCAATTCAGAAAATTCTAAGCATCTTACAAGAGAATGAAATCAGTTTGTATCAAATGCAGTGCGACCTTACGGATTTTCATGCCCTACAACAAACAATTGGAAAAGTGCAACAGTTGCCATATCCTCTAAAGGGAATATTTCATTGTGCTGCAATTATTGATGATGGAGTGGTTGAAAATCTTGATAGGGAACGGGTTGCAAAAGTTATGTTACCCAAGGCGCAGGGTGCCTGGTATCTGCATGAGCTGACCAGGGATATTGCGTTGGATCATTTTGTTTTATTTTCATCTGCGACTCATTTGTTTGGCAATATCGGTCAGGCAGCCTATATTTCCGCAAATGCCTTTCTGGATGCTTTGGCGCAATATCGTCAAAGGATTGGTTTGCCTGCTCTATCTATTGAGTGGGGCGCTATTGATGGTGGCAATATGCTGAAAAAGGATAGTCATGTTGTCAAAACATTTCAGAATTTTGGAGTGAATCCTCTACCTGTCAAAAAGGCACTCGATGTAATGCCATTATTATGGAAACTTCACAAACCCTTTTTGGCCGTCCTTGATATTGATTGGTCAAAATGGTTCAGCGCGTTTCCTGTTACGCGAACTTATGGTCGTTTTCAGCCTTTGACCGCATTAGGGATTTCAACAGGTGAACAGACTGAAGTTATGAAACAGTTAAATACCTTGCCTTTAGAGGGGCGTTTACCTTTTGTCATCGAGAATTTAATTCATATTTTGGAAAAAACGTTGCAATTACCAGCAGATACAATTGATGGAAACACTCGGTTAACCGAGCTCGGAATTGATTCTTTGATTGGAGTGGAACTGCAGATTGCGATCAGTAATCAGTTGGGATGTGAAATTTCGTTGCTACAGCTTATGAAAGAGGAAAATCTTCAGGATGTTGGACGGGTATTGCTTAGAAAGTTAAAAGTTCCTTTTGAAAGTAATGAAATTTTAACACTGGAAAATGTCTGA
- a CDS encoding autotransporter strand-loop-strand O-heptosyltransferase, whose translation MIGGEEVNNQTEQKPANSTKNLVNQFIQASPKPTQKGPMGILYDFNFGIRVYVPKPAAGEGWRVCLMDLDTEVVLLDQTCQDQGYATTAKHHYMNGKIIVSKIHRDGKQEEVLVHEYNARGKEVLIAFPVGSLGDSLGWVPYAEKFRKKHDCKLTLALGKNLIDLFEKAYPEIRFVDASVYAQQKIENKFYAGYYIGLFFEDEQNNWQPRDFRLVGLHRTAGYILGVDPEEVPPRLVASEDTRPIPEPYVVIATQASTQCKYWNNPFGWHYIIDFLKSLGYRVICIDRDRVFGKDLVWNHIPNGAEDQTGPRPLTERVRWLKYAEFFVGLSSGLAWLAWGAGIPVVVISGFTNPLTEFNTPYRVFNTHVCNGCWNDIRYLFDHNNFLYCPKHSNTSRQFECTKAISHQHVIKTILSIPSCRQKPVNEKGK comes from the coding sequence ATGATTGGTGGTGAAGAGGTGAACAATCAAACAGAACAAAAGCCGGCAAATAGCACCAAAAATCTGGTAAATCAATTTATACAGGCTTCTCCTAAGCCTACCCAAAAAGGACCCATGGGTATTTTATACGATTTTAATTTTGGAATACGCGTATATGTTCCAAAACCAGCTGCAGGGGAGGGATGGCGCGTTTGTTTAATGGATCTTGATACAGAGGTTGTCTTGCTGGATCAAACCTGCCAGGATCAGGGATATGCAACCACTGCCAAACATCATTATATGAATGGAAAAATCATTGTTTCAAAGATTCATAGGGATGGAAAGCAAGAAGAGGTTCTTGTTCATGAATATAATGCTCGGGGCAAGGAAGTTTTAATTGCCTTTCCAGTCGGATCCTTGGGGGATTCACTGGGTTGGGTGCCCTATGCAGAAAAATTTAGGAAGAAACATGACTGTAAACTGACATTGGCTTTGGGAAAAAATCTTATTGATTTGTTTGAAAAAGCCTATCCGGAAATCAGATTTGTTGACGCTTCTGTTTATGCTCAACAGAAAATTGAAAACAAATTTTATGCAGGATATTATATAGGCCTGTTTTTTGAGGATGAACAAAATAATTGGCAACCTCGTGATTTCAGGTTGGTAGGATTACATCGAACGGCAGGATATATTTTGGGTGTGGATCCTGAAGAGGTTCCCCCTCGTTTGGTTGCAAGTGAAGATACAAGACCTATTCCAGAACCTTATGTAGTCATTGCTACACAGGCCTCGACACAATGTAAATACTGGAATAATCCTTTTGGATGGCATTATATTATTGATTTTTTGAAAAGCCTTGGATATCGTGTAATTTGTATTGATAGGGACAGGGTTTTCGGAAAGGATCTTGTTTGGAACCATATTCCAAACGGTGCGGAAGATCAAACAGGTCCGCGTCCTTTGACGGAAAGAGTACGCTGGTTAAAATATGCCGAATTTTTTGTCGGATTATCTTCTGGCCTTGCCTGGCTTGCATGGGGTGCTGGTATTCCAGTTGTTGTTATTTCAGGATTTACCAATCCATTAACTGAATTCAATACGCCTTATCGTGTGTTCAATACGCATGTTTGTAATGGATGTTGGAATGATATTCGATATTTATTTGATCATAATAATTTCTTATATTGTCCGAAACATAGCAACACTTCCCGACAGTTCGAATGCACCAAGGCAATTTCTCATCAGCATGTTATCAAAACCATTTTGTCCATTCCAAGTTGTCGTCAGAAACCAGTAAATGAAAAAGGCAAGTAA
- the ubiG gene encoding bifunctional 2-polyprenyl-6-hydroxyphenol methylase/3-demethylubiquinol 3-O-methyltransferase UbiG gives MPIDTTDNANKQNNSINTNEIDHFNQLADQWWDRKGPMSSLHDMNDLRIEWINRNLRHNNQYYKSGNILDIGCGAGLASEALANMGYNVLGIDAGEKVIKAAQYHLDTTPLLPKGGSLTYKVGSIEELVHENQHFSVITALELLEHVNDPQNFIHNISQLLQTNGIIFVSTINRTLPAFLFAKVAAEYITRKLPVGTHNWRQFITPSELGKMAYSAGLRIKSIAGMTFYPNGWKLTQNVKINYIACLTNS, from the coding sequence ATGCCTATCGATACTACAGATAATGCCAATAAGCAAAATAATTCAATTAATACGAATGAAATTGATCATTTTAATCAGCTCGCAGATCAGTGGTGGGATCGAAAAGGGCCCATGAGCTCCCTTCATGACATGAATGATCTTCGTATTGAATGGATCAACCGCAACTTGAGACATAATAATCAATATTACAAATCCGGCAATATTCTGGATATCGGATGTGGAGCCGGTTTGGCCAGTGAAGCCCTGGCAAATATGGGATACAATGTGTTGGGAATAGATGCCGGAGAAAAAGTTATCAAAGCCGCACAATATCATCTAGATACAACACCCTTGCTCCCTAAAGGCGGCTCATTAACCTACAAGGTGGGGAGCATTGAGGAACTTGTTCACGAAAATCAACATTTTTCTGTCATTACGGCCCTAGAGCTACTTGAGCACGTTAATGATCCTCAGAACTTTATTCATAATATCTCCCAGTTGTTACAAACCAATGGCATAATTTTTGTATCAACAATCAACCGTACATTACCAGCCTTTCTATTTGCCAAGGTAGCAGCTGAATATATTACACGCAAGTTGCCTGTCGGTACACATAACTGGAGACAATTCATCACACCTTCTGAATTGGGCAAAATGGCATATTCTGCCGGATTACGCATAAAATCTATTGCCGGAATGACTTTCTATCCAAATGGATGGAAACTGACCCAGAATGTAAAAATCAATTATATTGCCTGCTTAACAAACTCATAA
- a CDS encoding AMP-binding protein, which yields MVLIIPKEQTEDRTCKQHNVVDWRNDTLVDMVRHRACSSPSMVIYTLLNDQCDPVDTLTAIQLDHQASVIAAGLHHFGKEKNRVLILCENDLNYVLAFFGCIYANMIPVSGIHVDVIRSDERFATVLNDAQPDFVIGPRHLLIEYKDYFRKLDCNPVWIPLEVLLNVRDKLIKKGDNKDVALIQYSSGTTRNTKGILITHRNLMYNVRHQPASEKILESECNGLSWLPFAHDMGLIGGIIVPVGLGRKIFLLPPKYFIEKPVRWLQAITRYKIQVSGGPTFAYNLCLREITENEIRKLDLSSWQIAVNGADNSQAETIEKFCKRFSSAGFRARHFIFGYGLAEATLTVTNSKANVSPKIRNFSRKALMTGFVRQASDVNDQRILVSCGYSLEDQKIVIVNPENDQILRDGRVGEICVSGPSVARGYFNRPEETEDVFHAKLSGSKEFYLRTGDLGFIYENELYFAGRISNVITLGNKKYDPGDISGTLENSCPDIRINGTTFFLENLKDPTSITILAETIRNPVKSYEEIAGYIYEKVTKLYMIWPRTIVLTRPGGVLKTPSGKIQIARTREAFCEKKLPVIKEFRYQVPIITAFLSFKEAYNQVEEWIGNVTKDWRGNVKQLTRNKLLNKEVNYDLLLDLRYKFEEKFHVEIDPSDFMTACQTYTDLCHLLAKQICNSEL from the coding sequence ATGGTTTTGATTATCCCGAAAGAGCAGACGGAAGACCGAACTTGTAAGCAACATAACGTTGTTGATTGGCGAAACGATACCCTTGTTGATATGGTGCGGCATCGTGCATGCTCATCACCCTCAATGGTTATTTATACGCTGTTGAATGACCAATGTGATCCTGTTGACACTCTGACGGCCATTCAACTTGATCATCAGGCTTCGGTTATTGCGGCAGGACTGCATCATTTTGGTAAGGAAAAAAACAGGGTTTTGATCTTATGTGAAAATGATTTGAATTATGTTTTGGCATTTTTTGGCTGTATATATGCCAATATGATCCCTGTTTCAGGAATTCATGTTGATGTTATTCGCAGTGATGAACGATTTGCAACGGTTTTAAATGATGCGCAACCAGATTTTGTTATTGGTCCACGTCATTTACTGATCGAATATAAAGATTATTTTCGGAAACTGGATTGTAATCCTGTCTGGATTCCCCTGGAGGTTTTATTAAATGTCAGGGATAAATTAATTAAAAAGGGTGATAATAAGGATGTTGCTCTAATTCAGTACAGTTCAGGGACAACTCGGAATACGAAAGGGATTTTGATTACGCATCGTAACTTGATGTATAATGTGCGACATCAGCCAGCAAGTGAAAAAATTCTTGAAAGTGAATGCAACGGATTGAGTTGGTTACCTTTCGCTCATGATATGGGATTAATCGGGGGGATTATAGTTCCAGTAGGTTTGGGACGAAAAATTTTTTTGTTGCCTCCAAAATATTTTATTGAAAAACCGGTAAGATGGTTACAGGCGATTACCAGATATAAAATACAGGTTTCTGGTGGACCAACATTTGCCTATAATCTTTGTTTAAGGGAAATCACGGAAAATGAGATCAGGAAATTAGATCTATCGTCATGGCAAATAGCAGTGAATGGGGCAGATAATTCTCAGGCTGAAACAATAGAAAAATTTTGCAAGAGATTTTCCTCGGCAGGGTTCAGGGCCAGGCATTTCATTTTTGGATATGGTCTTGCCGAGGCAACGTTAACCGTTACTAACAGCAAGGCAAATGTTTCCCCTAAAATCAGGAATTTTTCACGAAAAGCCCTGATGACAGGTTTCGTTAGGCAGGCTTCTGATGTTAATGATCAACGCATTTTGGTTTCATGTGGTTATTCTTTGGAGGATCAAAAGATTGTTATTGTGAATCCGGAAAACGACCAAATCCTACGAGATGGACGGGTCGGAGAAATTTGCGTTTCTGGACCCAGTGTTGCGAGAGGATATTTCAATCGTCCAGAAGAAACAGAGGATGTATTTCATGCAAAATTATCTGGTTCCAAGGAATTTTATTTACGGACCGGTGATTTGGGGTTCATTTATGAAAATGAATTGTACTTTGCTGGAAGGATCAGCAACGTCATAACATTAGGCAACAAGAAATATGATCCTGGCGATATTAGTGGCACATTGGAAAATTCCTGTCCTGATATCCGCATTAATGGAACAACCTTCTTTCTTGAAAATTTAAAGGATCCAACATCAATAACCATTCTTGCGGAAACCATACGAAATCCCGTCAAGTCATATGAAGAAATTGCCGGATATATTTATGAAAAGGTAACCAAGCTTTATATGATTTGGCCTCGGACAATTGTATTGACACGTCCGGGAGGTGTCTTAAAAACACCCAGTGGCAAAATTCAGATTGCGCGTACGCGAGAGGCTTTTTGCGAGAAGAAACTTCCTGTCATTAAGGAATTTCGATATCAGGTTCCGATCATTACAGCATTTTTGTCTTTTAAAGAGGCATATAATCAAGTAGAAGAATGGATTGGAAATGTAACGAAAGATTGGAGGGGGAATGTAAAGCAATTAACACGCAACAAATTGTTGAACAAAGAGGTTAATTATGACCTTTTGTTAGACTTACGTTATAAATTTGAAGAAAAATTTCACGTTGAGATTGACCCATCTGATTTTATGACCGCATGTCAAACATATACGGATTTATGTCATTTATTAGCAAAGCAAATTTGTAATTCTGAATTATAA